The genome window GCTCGCTTACCACCTGCAGTTCAGCCTAAGTTAGGTGGCAAGCGAGTGAAAATGAAATACCAAAGGGGGTTGGGACCCTTTGGCTAAACCGATGACTCGGTTTAGAACTTGGTTGTAAAACCTAAGTAAACCCGTCGGCCAGACGTTTCACATTAACCATTTCTTCAACAAGAGCTAACGATGCCAAACTACTACTTAATACAGCATCAACAGATAAAGCCAATTTATTCTTTCTCATCATTTCCCCACTTCGATTTATCAGTATTCGTTATTTTATTATTCTTGCTCAGACAATAACTGCTACCAACTTAGGCAAACGTTACCACAGCAACTTTAAATTAACAATAAATAAAAACAATTCAAACAAAGTGAAAGATCAACAAACACAAGAAATACGACTAAACAACAGCGCAACAAACTGTTTTAAAAGGGATTATATAAAAATGTGAAATTTTGCAAATTAGGGAAACACCAAGGGAAAACGATCACCCCAAATGTAATTATTTCAACTTAAAAGGCTCATGACTGTTCTTATCGCTTGCTCTGTTAATTACGTTTGCATAGCTACAAATACCAGGGTATGCCACATAGCAGTTATTATATTTTCAGCTACTAACAACGACTTTGCGTCTAAACTGGCCATAATAAAGACTTTCTCAGGCTGATTTGTACCACAAGCAGCGATGCGATATTAGAAAAAATACTTCGTCATGTCGGAGGAGCACTAGCGACATCCGGTACCTCCTCCAGTAATAGTGTGCTTATAAAAAAGTTTGATTTTATTTATTTGTAGAACCACAGCTTACGTCAGGAGGTCCCGTGTCTCGTTTAGGCTCGCACAGGATGACGTCGCGCTTTTCGTAGAAAGTGTACGACTCTTAATCGCTCATCAGAGCCGTTGGTTCCCTCTATATTTAGAGGTAAAATAAATACAACAAACTAGGTACAGCATTACCACTCTACGAGATTATTATCTAAATTAATTTGATGTTGCTCATATGCAGCTTCAATACTTCCGCAATGTTCTAAGATAAGTTTTTCTACATGACATGAAGCTTTATGCTGATGAAACTTAATATATGTTTGTATCCAAGCTTTAAGTAAATACGGGGGAATATTTTCCATGTTTGACCACTCTTGCTTTTATTTTCTTTTAAATATAGATTAGAATTAAGTTTTTGTACAAATATTCAAAATATCAAATAGAGTGATGAATTAAATGCAAAATTTTAGTGATGGCGACAGGCTGATTTGAGCGAGCAGCAGACATTGAGCTGCCGTAAATACCTACTTTACAAATTCAAAAATTGCTAAGGGATAGCATGAAAAAAAATCTAGCCATCTTAACCGTCTTTCTTTTCTCTTTTGCTTTTCTTTCAGTGGTTGTTGGAATCATTGAAATAGGATTAATGGTGTTAGATACAGAAATAATAGCCAATAGCGACCCCAAAGTAATGGCTGGCTTAATTGCTGAAGAATTGGTATCCGCCGCTATAGTTTTGATTATTAGCCCATTTACCTCGGCGATAGGATTGATAATATTGTTATTCAACAAATATAGGGCTCGTTGGTATTTTTGGACTTGCCTTATATTCACTTTGCCTTATGTTTTCTTTTTTCCTATTGGCACTATAGTTTTCTCTATTACTTGGTTTTATTTACTGTATAAAAAACGAGAGTTTAATAATAACCACCCTGTCAATGTTGCAACATAGATACGGGCTAAATATCAATAACTGCTTGTGGCACAATTTGCACGGTAGCAGGATTTAACGTAATGTAATCAAAAGCTCACAGGCCGCTGCGAGCGATAACCAGACCCTCACTAACCATTATTATATAAACCTATCTAAGATATTATGCTAACCCGTGAAGAAAGAAGTCGTAGAATAAAAAGAAATGCCGCAATCAAGAAAGTTGCTTTAGCTGCTTGCGGAGTATTGTTGCTTTTCTGGGTTATGTTGAGCCTGTCTATTCAGCGTGATGATTCGGTTGTTTTGAATGAGAGCTGGCATGAATGTATTCCAAATCAATGTAGCTACAAAATTACTATCAATAACACATCAAGGATAAGTAAGACCGCTTACGTTCGTATAAAGGCTTATTTTCAAAAATCGCATCCTGACGGTGGTGATACTTTTCATATCGTGAATACAGAACGTATGGAGGTTTACCTAGAACAAAGTGAACAGCGAGTTTTAGAGGGAGTAATAAAAGTGCCCTTAGAAGCTCACTTTTTAAAATTTAGTGTTGGTGATGTTAACAGTGATTAGCATATTGATTTGACTGTAACCATTTGAAAAGGTTAAGGTCTGGTTGGAGCGAACAACGGACATAAGTAATCTAAGGATTAAAATTAATATGAACGCAAGGAAAGTATTGTTATGGGCGTTCTTTATTGGGTTGCTTATCGTTTGGGTACTACCTTTTTTGATTGGAAAAGCTGCCGCATTTCTTTTGCCTGTTTGGTTGGTACTTTTCTGTAAACTTGCAGCCAACTCTCTATGCCCCTCATGCGGGAAGCCAATACCTAAAATGAAAGGTTGGTTTAGTGGCAATGTTTTTTATGAGGCTGTATTTAGAGGGTGTTGTAATAATTGCCCTGAACGACAATAATGAGCGATTAAGAGACATAAAGAATTAGGCAATTCTAGAAAACAAAATAATATAAAAGGAATTAACCGTGCTGGTTACCGAAAGTGAAAAGTTATTTATAAGAGAGCGTATTAAGAACTCAAACAATTTAACAACTAGAGTGAAAATTGTATCTTGGTGCGTTTATATGTTGTTTTTTTCCTTGTCCATTTTTTTGTACTTAGATTTCTCTACATATGATAATTTACTATCCGAAGTATATATTTTGTTGTTTCCTTTATTCTTTTTTATAATAAACCGTTCTGACAAAGACCAATTGAAATTGATTAATGTACTAAAGAAATTGGATACTAATAAATAAGCAACGTAAACGGCAACAATGAGCGATAACCAGCCATTCAAGATTAACAAATACCACCATTGAAAGAATAAAGGACTATGAGCCAAGCAATATTATTTCTAACGCTTATTTTCACATTTAATGCTTATGCTACGACACTCGCAAATGTTGAACCTATCGATGTTATCAAGAATTCATCACGAGTGATTCACGTACAAGTTTTAGAAGCGAGATATAAGGAATTAACTCCTGAAGAAAATGACTATATACCTACATGCGGTACAAATGTTACCGCTAAAGTTATTCATGATTACTTTGGGATTGAAGGCAAAGAAATAGTGTTTTCTATTTTTGGCAATATCGAAGTAGGAAGCGAATATTTAGTTTTTTTGAATAAGAAAAACTCAGCAGAATGGTTTAAGGAGGAGTGGTGGAGATCTTTTGTTGAAGAAGATGAAATAAGCTCTCAAGCTATTAACTGCCTTAAAGATTCGAACGACCTTAAGGCAAGCTCATTTCCCCAAAGAGCTATTAAAATAGATTATGATTATAATTTAGTCTTTGAATTAAATAATATGTTAATTCCGAAAGAAGTTAATATCAAAACAGGCAAAGACTCTATTATTATAATGCAATATAATCAGACGCTTGTAAGCTTTCAGGATTTTGATAAATATCTTAAAAACTTAATTAAGTCTAATAATCTGATACCAGCAACTTCAACAGACGCTACTATTGATTAGTTCACCGATGACTGTCTCTGATTGGCACATTTGAAACATTCAATAGATCCTGAAACCAGTTCAGGAAGTCGAGATATTAATATTCACAATCTGCTTAATGAGGTCCCCTATGTCGCTTGAGTTCCTCGAGGACGGTGTACTTTTTCTAGTTATTTGATGTGCGATTCTGGCACCAAGTCGATGTTAGCACCTAGCGATAAAAATAGTCGGCTAAGCGACGAAAGTGACATTATGGGTTGGAAATCGTACTTCTCCTTTACTCTAAATAGACTTTAACCTTTTCAGTATAATAAAGTAATACTTGCCCCCAGAGAGAATAGTAAGTGATTTATTTACCACCAGCTAAATCAATAAATGAACCTGTAACATATGAAGCTTCATCAGAGAGTAACCACAAAATCGCATTTGCGACTTCCTCAGGTGTACCACCACGTTGCATTGGGATTTGCCGCGAAAGGCGTTCAACTCTATTAGGCTCTCCACCATCTGCATGCATCTCGGTGTAAATAAAACCAGGTCGAACTCCATTAACCCTGATGCCCATTGTTGCAACTTCAATTGATAAGCCTTTAGTTAAAGTATCTATTGCTCCTTTGGATGCCGCGTAGTCAATATATTCAAAAGGACTGCCAGACCTTGATGCTGCTGATGACACATTTACAATGGCCCCCCCTTCTTTCATAGACTTTAACGCCTCACGGCAACATAAAAAACAGCTAGTTATATTGGTTGTTAATATTTTATTGAACCGTTCAACACTAATGTCTGCTATAGAGGCTTGCTGAAAAAGGATTCCAGCATTATTAACTAGGTGTGTAACCGACCCGT of Thalassotalea fonticola contains these proteins:
- a CDS encoding SDR family oxidoreductase, with product MKKVVIITGGSRGIGAATSKLLAANNYSVCVNYKSNKAMAESIVGDICNNGGQAFSFQADVSIESEVIALFKAVNNTYGSVTHLVNNAGILFQQASIADISVERFNKILTTNITSCFLCCREALKSMKEGGAIVNVSSAASRSGSPFEYIDYAASKGAIDTLTKGLSIEVATMGIRVNGVRPGFIYTEMHADGGEPNRVERLSRQIPMQRGGTPEEVANAILWLLSDEASYVTGSFIDLAGGK